The Streptomyces spororaveus genome includes a region encoding these proteins:
- the pgsA gene encoding phosphatidylinositol phosphate synthase, which translates to MLNKYARAFFTRVLTPFAAFLLRRGVSPDAVTLIGTAGVVAGALWFFPRGEFFWGTITITLFVFSDLVDGNMARQAGVSSRWGAFLDSTLDRVADAAIFGGLALWYAGSGNDNALCAVAIFCLASGQVVSYTKARGESIGLPVAVNGLIERAERLVISLVAAGLSGLQTFGVPSWIGVLLPIALWIVAVGSLVTLIQRVVTVRRESAEADAAEAAAEGGTA; encoded by the coding sequence ATGCTGAACAAGTACGCGCGTGCATTCTTCACGCGTGTTCTCACGCCATTCGCCGCTTTTCTGCTCCGGCGGGGGGTGAGCCCGGACGCGGTCACCCTGATCGGCACGGCCGGAGTGGTGGCCGGAGCGCTGTGGTTCTTCCCCCGAGGCGAGTTCTTCTGGGGCACGATCACCATCACCCTCTTCGTCTTCTCCGACCTGGTGGACGGGAACATGGCCCGCCAGGCCGGTGTCTCCAGCCGGTGGGGGGCCTTCCTCGACTCCACCCTCGACCGGGTCGCCGACGCGGCGATCTTCGGCGGCCTCGCCCTCTGGTACGCGGGCAGCGGCAACGACAACGCGCTCTGCGCGGTGGCGATCTTCTGCCTGGCCAGCGGCCAGGTGGTCTCGTACACCAAGGCGCGCGGCGAGTCGATCGGGCTGCCGGTCGCCGTGAACGGGCTCATCGAGCGGGCCGAGCGACTGGTGATCTCGCTGGTCGCGGCCGGCCTGTCCGGCCTGCAGACCTTCGGCGTGCCGTCCTGGATCGGCGTGCTGCTCCCGATCGCGCTGTGGATCGTGGCGGTGGGCTCGCTCGTCACCCTGATCCAGCGGGTCGTCACCGTGCGCCGCGAGTCGGCCGAGGCCGACGCCGCGGAGGCCGCGGCCGAAGGCGGCACGGCCTGA
- a CDS encoding phosphatidylinositol mannoside acyltransferase, producing MGALQDKLVDSLYGLGWAGVKKLPEPAAVALGRRIADFAWKRRGKSVLRLESNLARVVPDAGPERLRELSQAGMRSYMRYWMESFRLPTMDPKRFSTDVGFTDEHILREALDSGRGVIVALPHLANWDLAGAWAIGHMKAPFTTVAERLKPETLYDRFVAYRESLGMEVLPHSGGAAFGTLARRLRSGGMVCLVADRDLSASGVEVDFFGATARMPAGPALLAQQTGAVLLPATLHYGDTPTMYGRIHPEVEVPKTGTRTEKTALMTQAVADAFAWGIAEHPEDWHMLQRLWLDDLEERP from the coding sequence ATGGGAGCACTGCAGGACAAGCTGGTCGACTCGCTGTACGGGCTCGGCTGGGCCGGGGTCAAGAAGCTGCCCGAACCGGCCGCCGTGGCCCTGGGCCGGCGCATCGCCGACTTCGCGTGGAAGCGGCGCGGCAAGAGCGTGCTGCGCCTGGAGTCGAATCTGGCCCGGGTGGTGCCCGACGCCGGTCCGGAGCGGCTGCGCGAGCTGTCGCAGGCGGGCATGCGCTCGTACATGCGGTACTGGATGGAGTCCTTCCGGCTGCCGACCATGGACCCGAAACGGTTCAGCACGGACGTCGGGTTCACGGACGAGCACATCCTGCGCGAGGCACTCGACTCCGGCCGCGGAGTCATCGTCGCCCTGCCGCACCTCGCCAACTGGGACCTCGCCGGGGCCTGGGCCATCGGCCACATGAAGGCGCCGTTCACCACGGTCGCCGAGCGGCTCAAGCCCGAGACCCTCTACGACCGCTTCGTGGCCTACCGGGAGAGCCTGGGCATGGAGGTCCTGCCGCACAGCGGCGGCGCCGCCTTCGGCACCCTCGCCCGGCGGCTGCGCTCCGGCGGCATGGTCTGCCTGGTCGCGGACCGGGACCTGTCGGCCTCCGGCGTCGAGGTGGACTTCTTCGGTGCCACGGCGCGCATGCCGGCCGGGCCGGCGCTGCTCGCCCAGCAGACCGGGGCGGTGCTGCTCCCGGCGACCCTGCACTACGGCGACACGCCGACGATGTACGGCCGGATCCACCCCGAGGTGGAGGTGCCGAAGACCGGCACCCGGACCGAGAAGACCGCCCTCATGACCCAGGCGGTCGCGGACGCCTTCGCGTGGGGCATCGCCGAGCACCCGGAGGACTGGCACATGCTGCAGCGGCTGTGGCTGGACGACCTGGAGGAGCGCCCGTAG
- a CDS encoding glycosyltransferase family 4 protein produces MKIGIVCPYSWDVPGGVQFHIRDLAEHLIRLGHEVSVLAPADDDTPLPPYVISAGRAVPVPYNGSVARLNFGFLSAARVRRWLHDGTFDVIHIHEPASPSLGLLSCWAAQGPIVATFHTSNPRSRAMIAAYPILQPALEKINARIAVSEYARRTLVEHLGGDAVVIPNGVDVDFFAKAEPNPEWSGQTLGFIGRIDEPRKGLPVLMAAFPKIVEACPEVRLLVAGRGDEEEAVASLPADLRKRVEFLGMVSDEDKARLLRSVDVYVAPNTGGESFGIILVEALSAGAAVLASDLDAFAQVLDQGGAGDLFANENADALAAAAITLLRDPERRAELSARGSAHVRRFDWSTVGADILAVYETVTDGAAAVATDERVPLRTRLGFSKDTTSS; encoded by the coding sequence GTGAAGATCGGCATCGTGTGCCCGTACTCGTGGGACGTGCCCGGTGGCGTCCAGTTCCACATCCGGGACCTGGCGGAGCACCTGATCCGGCTCGGCCACGAGGTGTCGGTGCTCGCTCCGGCGGACGACGACACCCCGCTGCCGCCGTACGTGATCTCGGCCGGGCGGGCGGTTCCGGTTCCGTACAACGGCTCGGTGGCCCGCCTGAACTTCGGCTTCCTGTCGGCGGCCCGGGTACGGCGCTGGCTCCACGACGGCACCTTCGACGTGATCCACATCCACGAGCCGGCCTCGCCCTCGCTGGGCCTGCTGTCCTGCTGGGCGGCGCAGGGGCCGATCGTGGCGACCTTCCACACCTCGAACCCCCGCTCCCGGGCGATGATCGCGGCGTACCCGATCCTCCAGCCGGCCCTGGAGAAGATCAACGCGCGGATCGCGGTGAGCGAGTACGCGCGGCGCACGCTGGTGGAGCACCTGGGCGGCGACGCGGTCGTCATCCCCAACGGCGTCGACGTGGACTTCTTCGCCAAGGCCGAACCCAACCCGGAGTGGTCCGGGCAGACCCTGGGCTTCATCGGCCGGATCGACGAGCCCCGCAAGGGGCTGCCGGTGCTGATGGCGGCCTTCCCGAAGATCGTGGAGGCCTGCCCGGAGGTACGGCTGCTCGTGGCGGGCCGCGGCGACGAGGAGGAGGCGGTGGCCTCCCTGCCCGCGGATCTGCGCAAGCGGGTCGAATTCCTCGGCATGGTCTCGGACGAGGACAAGGCGCGGCTGCTGCGCAGCGTCGACGTGTACGTCGCCCCGAACACCGGAGGCGAGAGCTTCGGCATCATCCTGGTCGAGGCCCTGTCGGCGGGTGCGGCCGTGCTCGCGTCGGACCTGGACGCCTTCGCGCAGGTCCTGGACCAGGGCGGCGCGGGCGACCTCTTCGCCAACGAGAACGCCGACGCCCTCGCGGCGGCGGCGATCACCCTGCTGCGGGACCCGGAGCGCCGCGCCGAGCTCAGCGCCCGCGGGTCGGCGCACGTCCGCCGCTTCGACTGGTCCACGGTCGGGGCGGACATCCTGGCGGTCTACGAGACGGTGACGGACGGCGCGGCGGCGGTGGCCACGGACGAACGCGTCCCGCTCCGCACCCGCCTCGGCTTCTCGAAGGACACCACGTCGTCCTGA
- the pdxS gene encoding pyridoxal 5'-phosphate synthase lyase subunit PdxS yields MSTLPTSPQSAESAIGTSRVKRGMAEQLKGGVIMDVVNAEQAKIAEDAGAVAVMALERVPADIRKDGGVARMSDPNMIEEIIEAVSIPVMAKSRIGHFVEAQVLQSLGVDYIDESEVLTPADEVNHSDKWAFTTPFVCGATNLGEALRRIAEGAAMIRSKGEAGTGNVVEAVRHLRQIKNEIARLRGYDNNELFAAAKELRAPYELVKEVAELGKLPVVLFSAGGVATPADAALMRQLGAEGVFVGSGIFKSGDPAKRAAAIVKATTFYDDPKIIADASRNLGEAMVGINCDTLPESERYANRGW; encoded by the coding sequence GTGAGCACGCTTCCCACCTCCCCCCAGTCCGCCGAGTCGGCGATCGGCACCTCGCGCGTCAAGCGCGGCATGGCCGAGCAGCTGAAGGGCGGCGTGATCATGGACGTGGTCAACGCCGAGCAGGCGAAGATCGCCGAGGACGCCGGCGCCGTGGCCGTCATGGCCCTGGAGCGGGTTCCGGCCGACATCCGCAAGGACGGCGGCGTCGCGCGCATGTCCGACCCGAACATGATCGAAGAGATCATCGAGGCCGTCTCGATCCCGGTCATGGCCAAGTCCCGCATCGGCCACTTCGTCGAGGCCCAGGTCCTGCAGTCCCTCGGCGTCGACTACATCGACGAGTCCGAGGTCCTGACCCCGGCCGACGAGGTCAACCACTCCGACAAGTGGGCGTTCACCACCCCCTTCGTCTGTGGCGCCACCAACCTGGGCGAGGCCCTGCGCCGCATCGCCGAGGGCGCGGCCATGATCCGCTCGAAGGGCGAGGCCGGCACCGGCAACGTGGTCGAGGCCGTCCGTCACCTGCGCCAGATCAAGAACGAGATCGCCCGCCTGCGCGGCTACGACAACAACGAGCTGTTCGCCGCCGCCAAGGAGCTGCGCGCCCCGTACGAGCTCGTCAAGGAAGTAGCCGAGCTCGGCAAGCTCCCGGTCGTGCTGTTCTCCGCCGGTGGCGTCGCCACCCCGGCCGACGCCGCGCTCATGCGCCAGCTCGGCGCCGAGGGCGTCTTCGTCGGCTCCGGCATCTTCAAGTCGGGCGACCCGGCCAAGCGCGCCGCCGCCATCGTGAAGGCCACCACCTTCTACGACGACCCGAAGATCATCGCGGACGCCTCCCGCAACCTGGGCGAGGCCATGGTCGGCATCAACTGCGACACCCTCCCCGAGTCCGAGCGCTACGCCAACCGCGGCTGGTAA
- the pdxT gene encoding pyridoxal 5'-phosphate synthase glutaminase subunit PdxT, translating into MTNTPVIGVLALQGDVREHLIALAAADAVARPIRRPEELAEVDALVIPGGESTTMSKLAVLFGMLEPLRERVAAGMPVYGTCAGMIMLADKLLDGRDDQETLGGIDMIVRRNAFGRQNESFEAKIDFAGIAGGPVEGVFIRAPWVESVGAAAEVLATYDGHTVAVRQGNVLATSFHPELTGDDRVHAYFVDMVRAGL; encoded by the coding sequence ATGACGAACACCCCCGTGATCGGTGTCCTGGCTCTCCAGGGCGACGTACGGGAGCACCTGATCGCCCTGGCCGCGGCGGACGCCGTGGCCAGGCCGATCCGGCGTCCCGAGGAGCTCGCCGAGGTCGACGCCCTGGTGATCCCCGGCGGCGAGTCCACCACCATGTCGAAGCTCGCCGTGCTGTTCGGCATGCTGGAGCCGCTGCGCGAGCGCGTGGCAGCCGGCATGCCCGTGTACGGCACCTGCGCCGGCATGATCATGCTGGCGGACAAGCTCCTGGACGGCCGTGACGACCAGGAGACCCTGGGCGGCATCGACATGATCGTCCGCCGCAACGCGTTCGGCCGCCAGAACGAGTCCTTCGAAGCGAAGATCGACTTCGCGGGCATAGCGGGCGGCCCGGTCGAGGGCGTCTTCATCCGCGCACCCTGGGTCGAGTCGGTCGGCGCCGCCGCCGAGGTGCTCGCCACGTACGACGGCCACACCGTCGCCGTGCGCCAGGGCAACGTCCTGGCGACCTCGTTCCACCCCGAGCTGACCGGAGACGACCGCGTTCACGCGTACTTCGTCGACATGGTGCGCGCGGGGCTGTAA
- a CDS encoding YebC/PmpR family DNA-binding transcriptional regulator: MSGHSKWATTKHKKAVVDAKRGKLFAKLIKNIEVAARMGGADIDGNPTLFDAIQKAKKSSVPNKNIDSAVKRGGGLEAGGADYETIMYEGYGPNGVAVLIECLTDNRNRAASDVRVAMTRNGGSMADPGSVSYLFNRKGVVLLPKGELSEDDVLETVLDAGAEEVNDLGESFEIISEATDMVAVRTALQAAGIDYDSADSNFLPTMQVELDEEGARKIFKLIDALEDSDDVQNVFANFDVSDEVMEKVDA; this comes from the coding sequence ATGTCCGGCCACTCTAAATGGGCTACGACGAAGCACAAGAAGGCCGTGGTTGACGCCAAGCGCGGCAAGCTCTTCGCGAAGCTGATCAAGAACATCGAGGTCGCGGCCCGGATGGGCGGCGCCGACATCGATGGCAACCCGACGCTCTTCGACGCCATCCAGAAGGCCAAGAAGAGCTCGGTCCCGAACAAGAACATCGACTCCGCGGTCAAGCGCGGCGGCGGTCTCGAGGCCGGCGGCGCCGACTACGAGACGATCATGTACGAGGGCTACGGTCCGAACGGCGTCGCGGTGCTCATCGAGTGCCTCACCGACAACCGCAACCGTGCCGCGTCCGACGTGCGCGTCGCCATGACCCGCAACGGCGGCTCGATGGCCGACCCGGGCTCGGTCTCGTACCTGTTCAACCGCAAGGGTGTCGTCCTCCTGCCCAAGGGCGAACTCTCCGAGGACGACGTCCTGGAGACGGTCCTCGACGCCGGCGCCGAAGAGGTCAACGACCTCGGCGAGAGCTTCGAGATCATCAGCGAGGCCACCGACATGGTCGCGGTCCGCACCGCGCTCCAGGCGGCCGGCATCGACTACGACTCGGCCGACTCCAACTTCCTGCCGACCATGCAGGTCGAGCTGGACGAAGAGGGCGCGCGCAAGATCTTCAAGCTGATCGACGCGCTGGAGGACAGCGACGACGTGCAGAACGTCTTCGCCAACTTCGACGTCTCGGACGAGGTCATGGAGAAGGTCGACGCCTGA
- the ruvC gene encoding crossover junction endodeoxyribonuclease RuvC: MRVLGVDPGLTRCGVGVVEGVAGRPLTMLGVGVVRTPADAELGHRLVAVEQGIEEWLDTYRPEVVAVERVFSQHNVSTVMGTAQASAVAMLCAARRGIPVALHTPSEVKAAVTGSGRADKAQVGAMVTRLLRLDAPPRPADAADALALAICHIWRAPAQNRLQQAVALHASKGRTR; the protein is encoded by the coding sequence GTGCGGGTACTAGGCGTTGACCCGGGGCTGACCCGATGCGGTGTCGGCGTGGTCGAGGGAGTGGCCGGCCGCCCCCTGACCATGCTCGGCGTGGGGGTCGTACGGACGCCCGCGGACGCCGAGTTGGGCCACCGGCTCGTCGCCGTCGAGCAGGGCATCGAGGAATGGCTCGACACGTACCGGCCCGAAGTCGTCGCCGTGGAGCGGGTGTTCAGCCAGCACAACGTCAGCACCGTGATGGGCACCGCCCAGGCGAGCGCCGTCGCGATGCTGTGCGCCGCCCGCCGCGGGATACCGGTCGCCCTGCACACCCCCAGCGAGGTCAAGGCCGCCGTCACCGGAAGCGGCCGGGCCGACAAAGCCCAGGTCGGCGCTATGGTCACCCGGTTGCTCAGGCTGGACGCACCGCCCAGACCGGCGGACGCCGCCGACGCCCTCGCCCTCGCCATCTGCCACATCTGGCGGGCCCCCGCCCAGAACCGCCTCCAGCAGGCGGTCGCCCTGCACGCCTCGAAAGGCCGTACCCGATGA
- the ruvA gene encoding Holliday junction branch migration protein RuvA — translation MIAFVSGPVAALAPTLAVIEVGGVGMAVQCTPTTISGLRVGEQARLATSLVVREDSLTLYGFADDDERQVFEILQTASGVGPRLAQAMLGVHSPDALRLAVSTGDEKALVAVPGIGKKGAQKLLLELKGKLGAPLGSSGLVGAQRAAASGPAPWTEQLSAALIGLGYASRDAEDAVAAVTPQAEAAIAAGGSAPVPQLLRAALQSLNRAR, via the coding sequence ATGATCGCCTTCGTCAGCGGCCCGGTCGCCGCACTCGCCCCCACCCTGGCCGTGATCGAGGTCGGGGGAGTGGGCATGGCCGTGCAGTGCACGCCCACCACCATCTCCGGCCTGCGGGTGGGGGAGCAGGCCCGGCTGGCCACCTCCCTGGTCGTACGGGAGGACTCACTGACCCTGTACGGCTTCGCCGACGACGACGAGCGGCAGGTCTTCGAGATCCTGCAGACCGCCAGCGGGGTCGGGCCGAGGCTCGCCCAGGCGATGCTCGGCGTGCACAGCCCCGACGCGCTGCGCCTGGCCGTCTCCACCGGCGACGAGAAGGCGCTGGTGGCGGTGCCGGGCATCGGCAAGAAGGGCGCCCAGAAACTACTCCTCGAACTGAAGGGCAAGCTGGGAGCCCCGCTGGGCAGCAGCGGCCTCGTGGGCGCCCAGCGTGCCGCGGCCTCCGGGCCCGCGCCGTGGACCGAGCAGCTCTCCGCCGCCCTGATCGGCCTCGGCTACGCCTCGCGCGACGCGGAGGACGCGGTCGCGGCGGTGACCCCGCAGGCCGAGGCCGCGATCGCCGCCGGCGGTTCGGCCCCGGTCCCGCAGCTCCTGCGAGCCGCCCTCCAGTCCCTCAACCGCGCCCGCTAG
- the ruvB gene encoding Holliday junction branch migration DNA helicase RuvB — MNWEDESDDRIVAAAADGEDTAVEAALRPKDLGEFVGQEKVRQQLDLVLKAARQRGATADHVLLSGAPGLGKTTLSMIIAAEMGAPIRITSGPAIQHAGDLAAILSSLQEGEVLFLDEIHRMSRPAEEMLYMAMEDFRVDVIVGKGPGATAIPLELPPFTLVGATTRAGLLPPPLRDRFGFTGHMEFYAPEELERVIHRSARLLDVEIDTAGAAEIAGRSRGTPRIANRLLRRVRDYAQVRADGVINREVAGTALQVYEVDGRGLDRLDRAVLEALLKLFGGGPVGLSTLAVAVGEERETVEEVAEPFLVREGLLARTPRGRVATPAAWAHLGLVPPQHGGSGSSGQQGLFGA; from the coding sequence GTGAACTGGGAAGACGAGAGCGACGACCGGATCGTGGCGGCCGCCGCCGACGGCGAGGACACCGCCGTCGAGGCGGCGCTGCGTCCCAAGGACCTCGGGGAGTTCGTCGGCCAGGAGAAGGTCCGCCAGCAGCTGGACCTCGTCCTCAAGGCGGCCCGCCAGCGCGGAGCCACCGCCGACCACGTCCTGCTCTCCGGCGCGCCCGGCCTCGGCAAGACCACCCTGTCCATGATCATCGCGGCCGAGATGGGGGCGCCCATCCGGATCACCTCGGGCCCCGCCATCCAGCACGCCGGCGACCTCGCCGCGATCCTCTCCTCCCTCCAGGAGGGCGAGGTCCTCTTCCTCGACGAGATCCACCGCATGTCCCGGCCCGCCGAGGAGATGCTCTACATGGCCATGGAGGACTTCCGCGTCGACGTGATCGTCGGCAAGGGCCCCGGGGCCACCGCGATCCCGCTGGAGCTGCCGCCCTTCACCCTGGTCGGCGCCACCACCCGGGCCGGACTCCTGCCCCCGCCGCTGCGGGACCGTTTCGGCTTCACCGGGCACATGGAGTTCTACGCCCCCGAGGAGCTGGAACGCGTCATCCACCGCTCCGCCCGTCTCCTCGACGTGGAGATCGACACCGCCGGCGCCGCCGAGATCGCCGGACGCTCCCGCGGCACCCCGCGCATCGCCAACCGCCTGCTGCGCCGCGTGCGCGACTACGCCCAGGTCCGGGCGGACGGGGTGATCAACCGCGAGGTCGCCGGTACCGCCCTCCAGGTGTACGAGGTGGACGGGCGCGGCCTCGACCGACTGGATCGCGCCGTTCTCGAAGCCCTGCTCAAGCTGTTCGGCGGCGGACCCGTGGGCCTGTCCACGCTCGCCGTGGCCGTCGGTGAGGAGCGGGAGACCGTGGAGGAGGTCGCGGAGCCGTTCCTGGTCCGTGAGGGCCTGCTCGCGCGGACCCCCCGGGGGCGGGTGGCGACGCCTGCCGCATGGGCCCACCTGGGGCTCGTACCGCCGCAGCACGGCGGGAGCGGATCAAGCGGACAACAGGGCTTGTTCGGGGCCTGA
- the yajC gene encoding preprotein translocase subunit YajC: MNLVTLLPFIVLIGAMFLMTRSAKKKQQAAAQMRDHMAPGTGVRTIGGMYATVKEIGDDTVTLELAPGVHAIFAKNAIGAVLEDAEYNRIVHGIDDDEATDTPVVPDDASSLTEDEAPKLDLGKKDEDAPKGDDEPKDGKSDGEAGAK; encoded by the coding sequence GTGAATCTCGTGACACTCCTCCCGTTCATCGTGCTCATCGGGGCGATGTTCCTGATGACCCGCTCCGCGAAGAAGAAGCAGCAGGCAGCCGCGCAGATGCGCGACCACATGGCGCCCGGCACCGGGGTCCGCACCATCGGCGGCATGTACGCCACGGTGAAGGAGATCGGTGACGACACGGTCACTCTTGAGCTGGCCCCCGGCGTCCACGCGATCTTCGCGAAGAACGCCATCGGTGCCGTTCTGGAGGACGCGGAGTACAACCGCATCGTCCACGGCATCGACGACGACGAGGCGACCGACACGCCGGTCGTCCCGGACGACGCCTCCTCGCTGACCGAGGACGAGGCTCCCAAGCTCGACCTGGGCAAGAAGGACGAGGACGCGCCCAAGGGCGACGACGAGCCCAAGGACGGCAAGTCCGACGGCGAGGCCGGCGCGAAGTAA
- the secD gene encoding protein translocase subunit SecD: MAAPKKGRRPTGAQGRPGRALAVILIAMVALTAGMFISKQTTPRLGIDLAGGTSITLKAKSEPGKESAVNETNMNTAVGIIDRRVNGLGVSEAEVQTQGRDHIIVNIPKGTNEQQAREQVGTTAQLYFRPVIAFADGSPAAPEATPSASPSASGSEAPKAGDGKTSPSAAPSSSATSQGRALSEALKAPAAPTPSPSASESKKADDTKAPSPSASASAPATGDDAAAAALQAKFAALDCTDEAQRAAAGKGAKPEEPIIACGQRGDAWGKWVLGPAQVNGQDVKEAKGVIDPQRGQWIVTMQFTDKGADKFAKITGELATKQMPQNQFAIVLDGQVISDPSVSQALTGGNAEISGGFTQQSAQDLGNMLSYGALPLSFTEDSVTTVTAALGGEQLKAGLIAGAIGLLLVVIYLLAYYRGLAFIAIISLLVSAILTYTIMALLGKGIGFALNLPAVCGAIVAIGITADSFIVYFERIRDEIREGRTLRPAVERAWPRARRTILVSDFVSFLAAAVLFIVTVGKVQGFAFTLGLTTLLDVVVVFLFTKPVMTLVARTKFFASGHPWSGLDPKRLGAKPPLRRSRRTGSAPAPVDAKEA; encoded by the coding sequence GTGGCAGCACCGAAGAAGGGCCGGCGGCCCACGGGGGCTCAGGGGAGGCCGGGGCGCGCCCTGGCGGTCATCCTGATCGCGATGGTGGCGCTCACCGCGGGGATGTTCATCTCCAAGCAGACGACTCCCCGGCTGGGCATCGACCTCGCCGGCGGCACGAGCATCACGCTCAAGGCCAAGAGCGAACCCGGCAAGGAAAGCGCCGTCAACGAGACCAACATGAACACAGCGGTCGGCATCATCGACCGCCGCGTCAACGGTCTCGGCGTGTCCGAGGCGGAGGTCCAGACCCAGGGCCGCGACCACATCATCGTGAACATCCCCAAGGGGACGAACGAGCAGCAGGCGCGCGAGCAGGTCGGCACCACCGCCCAGCTGTACTTCCGCCCGGTCATCGCCTTCGCGGACGGCTCCCCGGCCGCCCCCGAGGCCACCCCGAGTGCGAGCCCCTCCGCGAGCGGCTCCGAGGCTCCCAAGGCCGGAGACGGCAAGACCAGCCCCTCCGCCGCTCCGTCGTCCAGCGCCACTTCCCAGGGCCGCGCGCTCAGTGAGGCCCTCAAGGCCCCGGCCGCCCCCACTCCCTCGCCCTCGGCGAGCGAGTCGAAGAAGGCAGACGACACCAAGGCTCCGTCGCCCTCGGCCTCCGCCTCCGCGCCGGCGACCGGCGACGACGCCGCCGCCGCGGCACTCCAGGCCAAGTTCGCGGCGCTGGACTGCACCGACGAGGCGCAGCGCGCCGCCGCCGGCAAGGGCGCCAAGCCCGAGGAGCCGATCATCGCCTGCGGCCAGCGCGGAGACGCCTGGGGCAAGTGGGTGCTCGGCCCGGCCCAGGTCAACGGCCAGGACGTGAAGGAAGCCAAGGGAGTCATCGACCCCCAGCGCGGCCAGTGGATCGTCACCATGCAGTTCACCGACAAGGGCGCCGACAAGTTCGCCAAGATCACCGGTGAGCTCGCCACCAAGCAGATGCCGCAGAACCAGTTCGCGATCGTGCTCGACGGCCAGGTCATCTCCGACCCGTCCGTGAGCCAGGCGCTGACCGGTGGCAACGCCGAGATCTCGGGCGGCTTCACCCAGCAGTCCGCGCAGGACCTGGGCAACATGCTCTCGTACGGCGCCCTGCCGCTCTCCTTCACCGAGGACAGCGTCACCACGGTCACCGCCGCGCTCGGCGGCGAGCAGCTGAAGGCCGGCCTGATCGCCGGCGCCATCGGCCTGCTCCTCGTGGTGATCTACCTGCTGGCGTACTACCGGGGCCTGGCGTTCATCGCCATCATCAGCCTCCTGGTCTCCGCGATCCTGACCTACACGATCATGGCCCTGCTCGGAAAGGGCATCGGCTTCGCGCTGAACCTGCCCGCCGTCTGCGGCGCGATCGTGGCGATCGGCATCACGGCGGACTCGTTCATCGTGTACTTCGAGCGCATCCGCGACGAGATCCGCGAGGGCCGCACCCTGCGTCCGGCCGTCGAGCGCGCCTGGCCGCGTGCCCGGCGCACGATCCTGGTCTCCGACTTCGTTTCGTTCCTGGCCGCGGCGGTGCTGTTCATCGTCACGGTGGGCAAGGTGCAGGGCTTCGCCTTCACACTGGGTCTGACGACCCTGCTCGACGTGGTCGTGGTGTTCCTCTTCACCAAGCCCGTCATGACACTGGTGGCGCGTACGAAGTTCTTCGCCAGCGGTCACCCGTGGTCCGGGCTGGACCCGAAGCGGCTGGGCGCCAAGCCTCCGCTGCGCCGGTCCCGCCGTACCGGTTCCGCCCCCGCCCCCGTCGACGCAAAGGAGGCGTGA